The window TGTAGCTATGTATAGAATGACTGTAAAGCATTCGATTGGTAGCTTTCTTGAAGGCAGCTGTACCCTAGTAGTTCTGTCGTGCAGTCTACTGCTGATATATCTTGGACTGATAAGAACATGTGTGCAATGACACTCTGAAGACAGTGATGATGACAACCTCTAAGGTTTATGGCCTGCTACTTGCTGTTTTGTTggcagcattttgaaatgtaagCATAAATACGTAAGTCTGAAAGCCCACTGGAAATCTCTCATTTAAGgtggaaacagaaaatgcatgtCTTCACGGATTATCAGtgactgctgctgcctgaagaGTCTGAACTCTTAGGCATGTCCTTCTATCTGGAACAAAAGGGTGGTGCTTGTATGAAGTGAGGTCTGCTAAGTCTCTACTCGTAGGACAGCAAGAGCAAAAGTGCAAGAAGCAAAAGGTGAAGAACTGCAATGTTCTGTCTTGCACGAGGCAAGAAGCCCGCTCTGCTTCTCAGCTGAAGTACTGCAGAAGGGAACAAGTTGGTCAGAATGGTGATGGTGACATCTGAGAGCTGAGGCTGGTAGATAAAAGCATTGGAGATCTAATGAAATGGGACTGGCTCAGAATTATCAAATAGGAACTTGAAAAGGTCTCCTGTATAAGAAGTATTATTTCTGACTTCTTAACGTGTACTCCTTTATGTTTACAATCCAGAAAGTAGTTTTCTTAGATGAGTGTTTTATTGGCGCAATTCTTGTCTTTGCCTCCTTTTAGATTTTTCATTATCAGTCTGTTCCATACCCAGCAACAGTGGGAAAGTTCAAAGATAGGATATCCTGGGTTGGGAATGTTGCCAAGGGTGATGCTTCCGTTGCTATCCAAAGCCCAGTGATGAGTGACAATGGGACGTTCATCTGCAGTGTGAAGAATCCTCCAGACGTGTACCATAACATTCCCCAGACAATGCTGATAGTTACGGAGAGGGGTAAGCCTCCATTTCAATAGCATGCCCTCGTCTATGTGATACAGCTGCATTGCAGCTTTGTCAGAATCTTAGAAGTCTGAGCATCACATGTGAAATGGGTTCTCTGGAGTTCCACGTTAGAATTTCAGCACCCCTTCTTTCTGAGCTAAATACGTTGAGAACTATTGAATTTATTTGGGGCAGGAAGGGACAGAGGAAACTGTGGTAATAACAGAAATCAAAAGTGTGCATTTGTTCAGGAGTTCTGGTCTCCACGTATTGCAGCAGTAGAACAAGCTAGAAATGTTTAGGAAATACTGGTCTAAAAATAACTGTCACATCACAAACACTGATTCTCAGTAATACTTAATTTCCTCGTCCGCCCTGCGTGTGAGACCTGCCCCAAATTTGCAACTTAGACATGCTGATAGAACTATGTCGTGACCTGCCTTCCTTTGTAGTTTTTTGCATATAAAGCACCCTACTGTGTTGGATGTGTGATAGGAGTCCTACAGATTCAGTGACAAGCTGTTTCAaatctgccagctctgtgctttATATGAAAAGGCTAACAACCTGTGTTCTGAACATTTGTCACAGAGACTTAAGAAAGCCATATTTTTACTACTGGTACAGCTGGGctgctctttgtttttcctgcaggcCTTTCCTTCCAGCTAACTTCAGCGGTGCTGCTGTCCATTTTAGTATTTCTCCCTTCCGTCATTGTGGTCGTTCTGCTGTTGGTAAGGATGGGAAGGAAATTTGGAGtgctaaaggagaaaaaaaaatctggctgtaAGAAATCCTCCATCGAAGTGTCTGATGAGTAAGTTCTGGCTGGAACCTAAAGCCTGTATTTCTACTTTGTCCTGTTGACACAGGCCAAAGGACAGTTTCTTCACTGCTCTTCATTTCATAGCTCTCAGCGTCTCCAGTTCAGTCACTGAGATCTACTTCTCCATGAGCATAATTTAGCCAGTGCTCAGAAAGCTTTGGAAAATCCCCATGTTGGAGCATAAACTAAGTGCTGTACATCCCCCTTTTTCTGTCATTCGTGTGAAGCCGTGGAACTGAAGCAGTTTAGGGTTGGACAGTCTTTCACTTCTGTAATCAGATTTATTTCAGCCTAAATCAGCAAGATATTTTGCTTATGTGGGCTTTATGTGTTACATTTTGGTATGAAGTATCcttaacagcaaaacaaactgaATAATGCTAACTGGTTCCCCTGTGATGGCCTGAGCAGAGATGCCAGGTGCTGAATGAGCCTTGGAGACTGAATTCCCTTCTGAACTGGAGAGGATTCTGGTCTGGAAAGGTTCAGTAGTGAGAACAATAAGGTAACACTGCTACTGCTGGAGCTGCATCTGTTTTTGCAATGAATTCAGTGCTACAATACTTGCAGAATGGGTTTTTAATACAGTGCTCTGATTAGTGTTGTAAGATTTGCCAGCCAAATAGCAACTCTTGTATTCTTCATGgcacttaaatgaaaaatctgcCTTCAAAATAAGGGACCCGACGTTCGttattctttttggttttgctctgcagAGTCAAAGGCTTTTCATCACGATAAAAGCTTTCAGTTCAGTGTGGTAGAACTAGAATTCGGAGTCCATAGGAGATATTAGTATGTGTGTTGGGGGAAAAGTCCAACCTAATCCtatgctgcttctgcaggcCTGAACATACAGAGACAGACAACTGCTTGGGGAAACTCAGAAACTGGTGTCTGAACTGTGTGGTAAGTGAAAGCTGGTGTTTTCATAAGTGGTTTTGTCAACTTTGGTGCTCAGAGGATGTGCTAAGAGCAGCAGGTAGAGCTTGTCATAACACCTCTGGGTGTCAATGAAGTGTCCCAAATGGCTAGGCTTATGCTCCTTGGTGTTTTCCGCATATGGGCTACAGGGAGTGAGAACTGCTGGTCATACTGCGTTACTGGTAGGGGAAGTTGTCTTGAGATCCAccaaactgatttttcatttgactTTATTGGAATCAAAGCTGACGTTTTAAGATGAAAATCCAGAATTTTAAGTGCTAGCCACTGCGCTGGGGTTTGACAGTGCTTACCGTGGGGAATGGAGGCAGTGATACCTCAATCCACTATGTTTCTTGCAAAGATGGTAGTATGAAGCCTTGCCTCTTTTTTGGAGATCTTCCTACTTACGCTGTTTTCATCACAACATAATCCTGCTAAGCTCttgtggttggtttgtttctggctttttg of the Ciconia boyciana chromosome 20, ASM3463844v1, whole genome shotgun sequence genome contains:
- the LOC140661857 gene encoding LOW QUALITY PROTEIN: myelin protein zero-like protein 3 (The sequence of the model RefSeq protein was modified relative to this genomic sequence to represent the inferred CDS: deleted 2 bases in 2 codons), with amino-acid sequence MATRGGHLGAAPPSPALLAGEPPCSGPERSAMRCGEAVAAGGGFLLLPRGVLLLLGVCSALSLEIKASPKVQAFVGEQVLLKCSFKSSSPITESLTVDWTYRPLAGGQMETIFHYQSVPYPATVGKFKDRISWVGNVAKGDASVAIQSPVMSDNGTFICSVKNPPDVYHNIPQTMLIVTERGLSFQLTSAVLLSILVFLPSVIVVVLLLVRMGRKFGVLKEKKKSGCKKSSIEVSDEPEHTETDNCLGKLRNWCLNCVDTDEEDSY